In Thermoanaerobaculia bacterium, the genomic stretch CGGTCGGAGAAATGGATCGGGACGGCGCACCTCGCGGAGATCCGCGGCGTCGCCGACGCGGAGGTGCCGGACCCGCTCCCCGGCGGATGGAGCCCGTTCGCGCGCCAGCTGTCCCTCCATGCCCTCCACGATTTCTCGCAGCGGTTCATCGACACGATCCCGCTCTCGGGGGCCTGCACGGGGTTCGCCGCGGCGGCGCCGGCGACCGCGGACGGCCACGTGTACCTCGCCCGGAACTTCGACTTCGAAGCCGGGGGGCGCTTCGACCGGGAGAAGATCGTCGCCGCGACCGTTCCCGAAAAGGGGTTCCGCTACCTCTCGGTCACCTTCGGCGGCATGACCGGAGTCGTCTCGGGCTTCAACGAGAAGGGTCTCGGCGTCTCGCTCCAGTCGCTCTCGGGCGGACCGACCGCGTCGGCCGGCGAGCCGTCGTCGCTCGTCGTCGCCGACGTGCTCCAGAACGACGCGACGCTGGACGAGGCGATCGCCCGGATCCGCGCGGCCCGCGTCCTCGTGTCGGATCTGTACCTCGTCGCCGACGCCTCGGGAGCCATGGCGGTCGTCGAGAAGACGCCGAAGTCGACGGGCGTGCGGCGGGGAGGGCCGGAGCTCACGGCCACGAATCTCCCGACCGTGCCCGCGATCGTTCGCGAGGTCGGGCCGCCGCCCCCGTCCTCCTCTTCGCCGGAGCGCCAGCGACGGATCGACGAGATCCTGGCGCGCTCGTCCGGCCGCCTGGACGCGCGAGGCGCGGTCGCCATCCTGCGCGACCGGCGCGGTCCCGGGGACGTCCCCCTCGGCCCGGGAAACCGCAACGCGATCGACGCCCTGATCGCCTGCCACTCGGTCGTGTTCGACCTGACCGCGCGGCGCGCCTGGGTGGCGGCCTTCCCGCACGCGCTCGGGAAATACGTCTGCTTCGACCTCTCGCTCCTCTCGACGGCGGATCCCGACGATCCCCGCTTTTCGGAGCTCGAGAAGGGGGACGTTCCCGCCGACCCGTATCTCGCTTCCGGATACCCGGACTATCTCGCGGCGCGCCGCGAGAACCGGCGGGCCCGCCGGGAGATCATCGACGGGAAGTTCGCGCAAGCGCGGCGGGACGCGGAATCGGCGCTCGCGCGCGCGCCGCAATTCATCGAGGCGCTCGCGTGCCGGGGCGAAGCGCGCCTCCGGCTCGGCGCGTTCGGCGGAGCGGCGGCCGATTTCGAGGCCGCGCTCCGGCTCGATCCCGGGCCGCCGGACTTTGCGCGCGAGATCGCCCGCTTCCGCGATGCGGCCGCATCGCGGAGGGTACCGCGGAAGCTCCTCGCGTTCCCCGTGTCGCTGGAGGACGCACTGGCGTCTCGTGAATAATCGCGCCGCGATGGAAGCGCCGACGCCGATCCTCCGGGGAACCGGCCTGACGAAGACCTACCGTCTGGGCGCGCAGGGCGTCCCGGCGCTCGCCGGTCTCGACATCGAGTTCTCGGCCGGGGAGTTCACCGCGCTCGAGGGACCGTCCGGCTCGGGAAAGACGACGCTGCTGAACGTCCTCGGCCTCCTCGACCGGCCCGACGGTGGCACCCTCCTCCTCGACGGCGAGGATGCGGGAACGCTCGACGAGCGCGCCCGGACGCGCGTGCGGCTCGACCGCTTCGGCTTCATCTTCCAGACGTTCAACCTGATCCCCGTGCTTTCGGCGCGCGAGAACGTCGAGTATCCGATGGCGCTCGCCGGAGCGGGGCGGGAGGTTCGGGAGGAGCGCGCCCGGCGGCTGCTCGCCGGGGTCGGGATCGCGGAGAAGGAGGACGTCCGGCCGGACCTCCTGTCGGGAGGACAGCGGCAGCGGGTCGCGATCGCGCGCGCGCTCGCCAACGACCCCGAGATCGTCTTCGCCGACGAGCCGACGGCGAGCCTCGACAGCCACACGGCCGCCGAGATCCTCGACCTGATGCGCCGCTTGAACGAGGAGCGCGGCGTCGCGTTCCTGTTCGCGACCCACGACCCCCGCGTCGTCGAGCGCGCGCGTCGCGTCGTGACGCTCCGCGACGGCGCGATCGCCGGGGAACGATGAGCATCTGGGCCCTGGCGCTCCGCAACGTCCGGCGAAACCGCCGGCGGAGCCTGCTGACGGCCGGGATCGTCGTCTTCGGCTTCGCCGCTTTCGCGCTCGCCGGGGGGTTCGTCTCGCAGACGTTCGAAGGGTTGAAGGACGGGACGATCCGCGGCGGCGTCGGACATCTCCAGATCGCGCGGCCGGAGACGTTCGCCGGAGCGGAGGAGCGCACGCTCGAGCACGGAATCGAAGACGTCGGCCGGGCGGCCGCGGTCGTCCGGAGCGATCCCGCCGTCGCCGCGGTCCTCCCGCGCATCGACTTCGTCGGGCTCGTCTCGAACGGCAACCGCTCCGTGCCGTACCTGGGAATCGGTTTCGACCCTTCCGACGAAGCGCGCGCGATGGAGACCCGGTCTCTGCTGGTCTCGGGGCGATGGTTCTCGGGCCCGGACGAGATCGCGGTCGTCCTCGGCACGGGGCTCGCTAGCGCCGTCGGAGCGAAGACGGGGGACACGGTGACGGTCTTCGGCACGACGCCGGAGGGCGTCTTGAACGCCGTCGACGCGACGGTCGCGGGGCTCGCGGAGCTCCCGGTCAAGGAGTTGAACGACCGATATCTCGCGACGACGCTGCCCGCCGCCTCGCGGCTCTTGAACGTCAGCGGGACCGTCTCGAAGCTCGTCGTCATGTTGAAACCCGGCGCGAAGGCCGAAGACGCCGCGCCGCGGCTGCGCCGGGCGCTCGCCGCCGCCGGGATGCCGCTCGCGGTGAAGACCTGGCGGGAGCTCGCGCTCTTCTACAACCAGGTGAGGATCCTCTACGCTGGAATTTTCGGGTTCATGGGCGCCGTTCTCGTGATCGTGGTGCTTCTGGCGTGCGCGAACACGATGACGATGGCGGCCGCCGAGCGGACGCGCGAGATCGGGACGTTGAGAGCGATCGGAACTCCTCCCGAAAAGGTCCGAAGGATGTTCGTCGCGGAGGGACTGATTCTCGCGCTCGCCGGCTGCGTTGCGGGCGCCGTTCTCGCCCTGTTCGTCCGGGCGGCGCTCAACGCCTCGCACATCATGCTTCCCCCGCCCCCCGGCGCGTCGCACGGAACGCCGATCCACGTGGCGTTCTATCCCCTGACCTATCTCGCGGGCCTCGCGGCGATGCTCGCGACCCTCGCCGCCGCCTCGTATTTCCCCGCGCGCCGCGCGTCACGCATTCCCATAGTCGAAGCTCTCGCACATGTCTGACCGTCGCGCGAGCGGGCTCGGGGACCCAGGGGCGCGTGGCGGCCGCGCGGCTCGCCCAATGAAGGGCTCGACCGCGCAACCGCCACCCCCTCGCCGACGCTCGCGCTCCCGCATCGCGGAGCTTTCGCCTCGGTTACTTCGGCGAAAGCTTTCCGCGATGCGAAAGGCCCCGCGAGGTAGGGTGCTCCTCGCTTGCGGAGCCGTTGCTCTTGCATCTCTTGCGGGTACGACGAAGCTGATTGGCGCCACCCCCGACGAGCTGCTGAAACTCGCCGACCGGCCCAAGCAGGCGTTCGCCGAAGCGGTCATCCACGCCAAGATCACGGTCATCGAGAACGGGAAGACGACTTCGCCGGCCGAGTTCGAGCTCTACAAGAAGGGGGACGACCGCGGTCTCGTCGTCTTCACGGCGGGCAAGCAGAGAGGAAGGAAGATGCTGACGGTCGGCGACAAGGTCTGGCTGATCGTCCCCGGCTCCTCGCACGCGATCGCCGTCACGCCGAACCAGCGGCTCATGGGCGGCGCCTCGATGGCTGACGTCTCGAAGCTCCGATTCTCGGAGGAGTTTCGCGCCTCGACCGCCGGCCCTCCGGAGACCGTCGACGGGCGCGCGTGCGACGTGCTGAAGCTCGACCCCAAGTCGGCGAAGTCGTCCTACGGAGGAGGAACGCTCTGGGTCGACCGCGACGAGCACCTCGCGCGAAAGGCGGTCGTCAACCTCGTTTCCGGCAAACCCGCCAAGGAGATCACGTTCGACCGCTACGGCAACCAGGCGGGGAAGACGGTGCTCGAGTCGATGACGATCAAGGACCTGCTCGCGGGCCCTTCCGGTCCGGTCACCCGGATCGACTACACGAACTACCGCGTCGCGAAAATCGACGACGAACTGTTGACGCCGGAAGGCGCTCTGAACTTCTAGGCCGTCGCGGGAAGATCAAT encodes the following:
- a CDS encoding C45 family autoproteolytic acyltransferase/hydrolase; the encoded protein is RSEKWIGTAHLAEIRGVADAEVPDPLPGGWSPFARQLSLHALHDFSQRFIDTIPLSGACTGFAAAAPATADGHVYLARNFDFEAGGRFDREKIVAATVPEKGFRYLSVTFGGMTGVVSGFNEKGLGVSLQSLSGGPTASAGEPSSLVVADVLQNDATLDEAIARIRAARVLVSDLYLVADASGAMAVVEKTPKSTGVRRGGPELTATNLPTVPAIVREVGPPPPSSSSPERQRRIDEILARSSGRLDARGAVAILRDRRGPGDVPLGPGNRNAIDALIACHSVVFDLTARRAWVAAFPHALGKYVCFDLSLLSTADPDDPRFSELEKGDVPADPYLASGYPDYLAARRENRRARREIIDGKFAQARRDAESALARAPQFIEALACRGEARLRLGAFGGAAADFEAALRLDPGPPDFAREIARFRDAAASRRVPRKLLAFPVSLEDALASRE
- a CDS encoding ABC transporter ATP-binding protein; this encodes MEAPTPILRGTGLTKTYRLGAQGVPALAGLDIEFSAGEFTALEGPSGSGKTTLLNVLGLLDRPDGGTLLLDGEDAGTLDERARTRVRLDRFGFIFQTFNLIPVLSARENVEYPMALAGAGREVREERARRLLAGVGIAEKEDVRPDLLSGGQRQRVAIARALANDPEIVFADEPTASLDSHTAAEILDLMRRLNEERGVAFLFATHDPRVVERARRVVTLRDGAIAGER
- a CDS encoding FtsX-like permease family protein, producing MSIWALALRNVRRNRRRSLLTAGIVVFGFAAFALAGGFVSQTFEGLKDGTIRGGVGHLQIARPETFAGAEERTLEHGIEDVGRAAAVVRSDPAVAAVLPRIDFVGLVSNGNRSVPYLGIGFDPSDEARAMETRSLLVSGRWFSGPDEIAVVLGTGLASAVGAKTGDTVTVFGTTPEGVLNAVDATVAGLAELPVKELNDRYLATTLPAASRLLNVSGTVSKLVVMLKPGAKAEDAAPRLRRALAAAGMPLAVKTWRELALFYNQVRILYAGIFGFMGAVLVIVVLLACANTMTMAAAERTREIGTLRAIGTPPEKVRRMFVAEGLILALAGCVAGAVLALFVRAALNASHIMLPPPPGASHGTPIHVAFYPLTYLAGLAAMLATLAAASYFPARRASRIPIVEALAHV
- a CDS encoding outer membrane lipoprotein-sorting protein, whose protein sequence is MRKAPRGRVLLACGAVALASLAGTTKLIGATPDELLKLADRPKQAFAEAVIHAKITVIENGKTTSPAEFELYKKGDDRGLVVFTAGKQRGRKMLTVGDKVWLIVPGSSHAIAVTPNQRLMGGASMADVSKLRFSEEFRASTAGPPETVDGRACDVLKLDPKSAKSSYGGGTLWVDRDEHLARKAVVNLVSGKPAKEITFDRYGNQAGKTVLESMTIKDLLAGPSGPVTRIDYTNYRVAKIDDELLTPEGALNF